Genomic segment of Kibdelosporangium phytohabitans:
GACATCTACGTCGCCCATCACAACGCCGGGCGCAGCCACCAAGGCGACGGGATGCTTCTGCGTGCTCCCAACGACGAACCGAACACGATCCCGTTCCCGCCCCCGAATCGACACGATCCGACGCCGACAGCGTCTCGGCGGATTGCTCAACGAGTACCGGCCAGCCGCGTAAAAGCCCAGACCAGAACCGGCAACCGAGTTTTCGACCAGTACAGGCTGTTTTGAGTCAAAATAGACACAGTTATGAATCTAGAACCCTTCGAAACCTACATCGAATCTCACCTTGGCCGTGAATATGACTACGATTTATGGATGGACGAGCTGTGAGACGTCGTCACGGCATATTTAACTAAGAGGGTGTCTCATGTGGTTGATCATGGTGTGTCATGATCAACCGGGGTGGTGGATGATCTGTCGCGACGGTTGGTGCCGGATGAGTTGTGGGCGTTGGCGCGGCCGTTGATTCCTGGGTTTGGCGTGCGTCCGCAGGGCGGTGGAACGGCGCCGGTGGATGACCGGGCGGTGTTCACCGCGATCGTGCTCGTGTTGACCAGTGGCTGTGCCTGGCGACTGTTGCCGCTGTCGTTCGGGGTCACCGTTCCCACGGCGCATCGCCGGTTCAGCGAGTGGACCAAGGCCGGGCTGTGGTGCCGGTTGCATCGCGCGGTGCTGGACGAGTTGGGCAGCCAAGGCATGATCGACTGGTCCCGGGCGGTCCTGGACGGAGCATCCGTCCGGGCCAAAAACGGGGATCCATGACCGGACCGAACCCGGTCGACCGGGGCAAGACCGGATTGAAGATCCACGTGCTGACCGACCGCGCGGGGATCCCGTTGCCGGTGGCCGTGTCCGCCGCCAACACCAACGACTCCTCCGCCCTCAAACCCGTGGTGATGGCGATCCCCGCGGTCAAGTCCCGGCGCGGACCCCGACGCCGAAACCAAACAGCAGACCGGACGCCAGCAACTGTTCGAACGCCTCCTCAAGCGAATCGACACCAACGAGGCATCATGACCACTTGACAAAGATCACCCGCATAATGTCGCGAAGCGGTCGCACCCGTCGGCGGTCCTGATGAAAGCCCGGCTGCTGGTCACCACGGCGGGGCATCAGCGGCCCGGCCCGGGGGACGTGGCGAGCACGTGCCGGGTGATGCCGGCGTAGGTGTCGCCGTCCTCGACCGTCCATTCGCGAAACGCGGCGTCGACCGCGTTCATCGGGTCGTCAGAGGAGGTGGCGACGTCGGTTATTCAACCGTTCGGATGCGCCCCGGGCCATTGTCCTGTGATCGAGTCACTCTGTCCGGGTGGGGGTCGCTGGCCGGGTAATACGCGGTGTGCCGAGGTGGTTGTTGTCGATCACGACGGACGCAACGTTGTGGGGCTGGCACTGGTTGAGGTAGAGGAGTTGGCCCTGGACGTAGCGTTGGTTGGAGGGGGCCGCCGGGTCGGGGTCCAGATCGCCTCGTTCGGCGGCTCGTGCGAGCGACACGGCGAAATCGACGTGGAGAAAGATGCTGTAGTCCCAGCAGGAGTGCAGTCCGGGCCTGTGCAGGAAGATCCCGTCGATGATGAGGATCGCGTCATGGGGTGCGTGCGCCCAGGTCGGCTCGACCGGCTGATCAGTCTCGTGGTCGAAGGCGTGAGTGCAGTAGCGACGGTCGCCGGCCGGACTGAGAGGGTCCAGCAGCATCGTGCGCAGCTGCGCGTAGTCGTAGGAGTCGTGGAAGAAGCCGTCGGGAGAGTCTCGGCCGCGGCGGTGGCGGACGTGTCGTGGGTGGTGGAATCCATCGACACCTGCGCGGATGGTTGGCCGTCCCGTCGGTGTGATGGCGTCGGCGAGTTCGTCGGCAAACGTCGTCTTGCCCGCGCCGTCGACGCCGTCCACCCCCACTCGGATGACACGGTCCGGATGTAGTGTGGCCACGCTCGCGGCAATCTCCGCGAGGACGGCCATGCGCTGCGGTGTGTGAATCACCATGTCGAAAATACCCCGTCCCATCAGAGGTGTTGGTCGTTTCCCGACGGCTGAGCTCCGCGACGCAGGTCGGTCCAGTCTCCGGCGGAGACCAGTAGCCAGCGGACGGCAGAACTGACGCCGATGCCGAGCCGGTTACTGGCTGGTCAGGTGCTGGGCGGTTTGATCGGCGCGAGAGTGAATGTCTTGTCTGGATCGGCCGGGGTCCGGACCTAGTGGCCCGAGGTGACCACGAGCCCCTCGGCGTCAGCTTTGGCACTTACCTGTGGAAGGTTT
This window contains:
- a CDS encoding uridine kinase, with product MAVLAEIAASVATLHPDRVIRVGVDGVDGAGKTTFADELADAITPTGRPTIRAGVDGFHHPRHVRHRRGRDSPDGFFHDSYDYAQLRTMLLDPLSPAGDRRYCTHAFDHETDQPVEPTWAHAPHDAILIIDGIFLHRPGLHSCWDYSIFLHVDFAVSLARAAERGDLDPDPAAPSNQRYVQGQLLYLNQCQPHNVASVVIDNNHLGTPRITRPATPTRTE